A genomic segment from Amphiprion ocellaris isolate individual 3 ecotype Okinawa chromosome 17, ASM2253959v1, whole genome shotgun sequence encodes:
- the f2rl1.1 gene encoding coagulation factor II (thrombin) receptor-like 1, tandem duplicate 1: MTVRTRCFQLLLLWCCAQICLTQIDTKGFTGTETNDGVWVSSQAQEVLTSRLTTIFLPVVYIIVFVVGLPTNALAIWVFLFRTKKKHPSSIYMANLALADLLFVIWVPMKIAYHFNGNNWIYGDGLCKVLVAFFYGNMYCSIAFIACISVQRYWAVVHPLSQQQRSSRLAVSVSIAIWVAVWLITIPLYLYDQEVRARNLNILTCHDVTRPSQKKIAAGYFLTMGTLGFVLPTVVCIISYILMLKSLRNSMSDPTIAKKRKKAVVLIITVLLMFLVCFTPSNVMLLVHYILLLGEAENNLYGFYITTLCLASLNSCFDPFVYYFISEDFREHVKNTFLCRSERTVERMRVSFSALKYSKKSNTYTSESGNTQSTEC; encoded by the exons ATGACTGTGAGGACACGATGTTTTCAGCTTCTCCTGCTCTGGTGTTGCGCACAGATTTGCCTGACACAAATAG ATACCAAAGGCTTTACTGGCACAGAGACCAATGATGGGGTGTGGGTTTCCTCCCAGGCCCAAGAGGTCCTGACCAGCCGCTTGACCACCATCTTCCTCCCAGTCGTCTACATCATTGTGTTCGTGGTGGGGCTACCCACCAACGCCTTGGCCATCTGGGTCTTCCTGTTCAGGACCAAGAAGAAGCACCCATCGTCCATCTACATGGCCAACCTGGCTCTGGCTGACCTGCTGTTTGTCATCTGGGTTCCCATGAAAATCGCCTACCACTTCAATGGCAACAACTGGATCTACGGAGATGGTCTATGCAAAGTGCTGGTGGCGTTTTTCTACGGCAACATGTACTGCTCCATCGCCTTCATCGCCTGTATCAGTGTCCAGCGTTACTGGGCCGTGGTGCACCCGCTGTCccagcagcagaggagcagcCGTTTGGCTGTGTCCGTCTCCATCGCTATCTGGGTGGCGGTTTGGCTCATCACCATCCCTCTCTACCTGTACGACCAAGAAGTCCGCGCGAGGAACCTCAACATCCTGACCTGCCACGACGTCACCAGGCCCAGCCAGAAGAAGATCGCAGCAGGATACTTCCTCACCATGGGAACGCTGGGATTTGTCCTCCCCACCGTTGTGTGCATCATATCCTACATCCTCATGCTCAAGTCTCTGAGGAACAGCATGTCAGACCCCACCATTGCCAAGAAGCGCAAAAAGGCCGTGGTCCTGATCATCACGGTCCTGCTGATGTTTTTAGTGTGCTTCACCCCCAGTAACGTCATGCTGCTGGTGCACTACATCCTCCTGCTGGGTGAGGCTGAGAACAATCTATACGGATTTTACATCACCACACTGTGCTTGGCCAGTCTAAACAGCTGCTTCGACCCCTTTGTTTACTACTTCATCTCTGAGGACTTCAGGGAGCATGTGAAGAACACGTTCCTCTGCAGGAGCGagaggacagtggagaggatGAGGGTCTCCTTCAGCGCTCTGAAATACTCCAAAAAGAGCAACACGTACACGTCTGAGTCGGGGAACACGCAGAGCACAGAATGCTAG
- the LOC111572634 gene encoding proteinase-activated receptor 1-like produces MFSISPKTFLLVLVCACAASAAVKNGTLRARTFVLFDPTVTDEPLDLESILSEYQDGAKLSNSTTFRVHNVTRLRISEEALLFLTGPVSTILIPSFYTLVCCLSVPINICAVLAFARGIRPKKPAAIYMLNLAFADLLFALLLPFKISYHFEGNDWKFGAFMCRVVTAAFYWNMYCSVLLIACISVDRLLAVVYPINSLAWRRPRNTIIACVTMWILSFAGSVPLVLSNQTIYLRELNITTCHDIQSFENIAWLKIYFTTLCCTLFFLPLVITVVSYTQVIWSLSRVSVPGSSRRRTRAVVMALTVLVMFVLCFLPTNCLLLTHYLQFNKEDLKNQETPDGSYAVYLMFLCLGSLNCLLDPLVYYFGSSQCQRQLSSILRCEKITERAGISHSSSDSCRSSTRTILKSSRTNTSTLNSSVTKMDSLQANLSSQYKKLLV; encoded by the exons ATGTTTTCAATATCTCCTAAAACgttcctgctggttctggtttgTGCGTGTGCTGCGtctgctgcagtgaaaaacg GCACTTTGAGAGCAAGGACCTTTGTCCTTTTTGACCCTACAGTCACAGATGAACCACTAGACCTGGAATCCATTTTATCAGAATATCAAGATGGTGCCAAACTGAGTAATTCTACAACTTTCCGGGTGCATAATGTCACTAGGTTGAGGATTTCAGAGGAGGCGCTGCTGTTCCTCACAGGCCCCGTGTCCACAATCCTCATACCTTCCTTCTACACGCTGGTCTGCTGCCTCAGTGTTCCCATTAATATCTGTGCGGTTCTGGCCTTCGCTCGGGGGATCCGGCCCAAGAAACCAGCAGCGATCTACATGCTGAACCTAGCTTTTGCCGACCTGCTCTTTGCCTTGTTGCTCCCCTTCAAGATCTCCTACCACTTTGAAGGCAACGACTGGAAATTCGGTGCCTTCATGTGCCGTGTGGTCACTGCTGCCTTCTACTGGAACATGTACTGTTCTGTTCTGCTCATAGCCTGTATCAGTGTGGACCGGCTCCTCGCTGTAGTCTACCCCATCAACTCCCTGGCGTGGAGGAGGCCAAGGAACACCATCATAGCCTGCGTGACCATGTGGATATTATCCTTCGCTGGCTCCGTGCCCCTCGTCCTCTCCAACCAGACTATTTACCTTAGAGAGCTGAACATCACCACCTGCCATGACATTCAGAGCTTTGAGAACATCGCCTGGCTGAAGATCTACTTCACCACCCTCTGCTGCACCCTCTTCTTCCTGCCTCTGGTCATCACAGTGGTATCCTACACTCAGGTGATCTGGTCTCTGAGCAGAGTCTCAGTTCCTGGAAGCTCTCGCAGAAGAACCAGAGCAGTGGTGATGGCCCTGACGGTGCtggtgatgtttgtgttgtgtttcttgccCACAAACTGCCTCCTGCTGACACACTACCTGCAGTTTAATAAAGAAGACCTGAAAAACCAGGAGACCCCCGATGGTTCCTACGCTGTCTAtctgatgtttctgtgtttgggGAGTCTGAACTGCCTCCTGGATCCTCTGGTTTACTACTTTGGATCATCCCAGTGCCAGAGACAACTGTCCAGCATCCTGAGGTGTGAGAAGATCACAGAGCGTGCCGGTATCAGTCACTCATCATCTGATTCGTGCAGATCAAGCACCAGAACAATTCTGAAATCCAGCCGCACCAATACCTCCACACTAAACAGTTCAGTTACCAAAATGGACTCTTTACAGGCAAACCTCAGCAGCCAGTATAAGAAGCTGCTGGTCTGA
- the f2rl1.2 gene encoding coagulation factor II (thrombin) receptor-like 1, tandem duplicate 2, with product MDYTRLLSLLLVFCWFCASDALSGKGRGFVGFKDPEDSGRYIVDQAASDTLKSRLTTVFYPIIYIIVFVVGLPANGMAIWVFLFRTKKKHPSSIYMANLALVDLLFVIWMPLKIDYHFSGNNWSYGEPLCKVLVSFFYGNMYCSVLFIACLSVQRYWVVAHPLSQQRKNNKLAIGICVAIWAFIWLTTIPLYLYDHTAKLKDPNITTCHDVNMINDPINPFASVQLPYYYFIFMGMVVFLVPCVVIIVAYVLLLRALGNTMENSNASKNRRKAVVLIVVVLVTFVVCFIPSNIMLVLHYSLLKDGEVDNGYSFYTSTLCLASLNSCLDPFIYYYVSEEFREHVKNTLLCRSSRTVERMRVSFSSMKYSSKNKSYMSNTGTTQSSTC from the exons ATGGATTATACACGTTTACTGTCGCTTCTGCTagttttctgctggttttgtgCCTCTGATGCCCTCTCAG GTAAAGGTCGGGGCTTTGTTGGGTTTAAGGACCCCGAAGACTCTGGGCGTTACATCGTGGATCAAGCAGCCTCCGATACATTGAAGAGTCGCTTGACCACCGTCTTCTACCCCATCATCTACATCATCGTGTTCGTGGTGGGGCTTCCTGCCAACGGCATGGCCATCTGGGTGTTCCTGTTCAGGACCAAGAAGAAGCACCCGTCGTCCATCTACATGGCCAACCTGGCTCTGGTCGACCTGCTGTTTGTCATCTGGATGCCCCTGAAAATCGACTACCACTTTAGCGGCAACAACTGGAGCTACGGAGAGCCGTTGTGCAAAGTGCTGGTGAGCTTCTTCTACGGGAACATGTACTGTTCGGTTCTGTTTATTGCCTGCCTCAGCGTGCAGAGGTACTGGGTCGTGGCTCACCCTCTGTCTCAGCAGAGGAAGAACAACAAGCTGGCCATTGGCATCTGCGTAGCCATCTGGGCTTTCATCTGGCTCACCACCATTCCTCTGTACCTGTACGACCACACGGCCAAGCTCAAAGACCCCAACATCACCACCTGCCATGATGTCAATATGATAAATGACCCAATCAACCCGTTCGCCTCGGTCCAGCTCCCCTACTACTACTTCATCTTCATGGGCATGGTCGTGTTCCTCGTGCCTTGTGTCGTGATCATTGTTGCCtatgttctgctgctcagagCTCTGGGGAACACCATGGAGAACAGCAACGCATCGAAGAACCGACGCAAAGCCGTGGTGCTGATTGTGGTCGTCCTGGTTACGTTCGTGGTGTGTTTCATCCCCAGTAACATCATGCTGGTGCTGCATTACTCTCTGCTAAAGGATGGAGAGGTAGATAACGGCTACAGCTTCTACACCTCCACTCTGTGTCTGGCCAGCCTCAACAGCTGCCTGGACCCATTCATCTACTACTACGTGTCCGAGGAGTTCAGGGAACATGTGAAGAACACTCTGCTGTGTCGCAGCAGCAGGACTGTGGAGAGGATGAGAGTTTCATTCAGCTCCATGAAATACTCCAGTAAGAACAAGTCATACATGTCGAATACTGGCACCACACAGAGCAGCACCTGCTAG